The window TTTTTATAAAGTACTTTGTGTTCCAGGAATACTACGGGATTATCGTCACGGACTGAAGAAATAAGCAGACCTTTTGCATCGTAAGGCGTAGCAGGCATAACTACTTTCAAACCCGGTACATGTGCAAATATTGCTTCAAGACTTTGTGAGTGATGAGGTCCGAATCCTGCTCCTCCACATGATGCTGTTCTTAAAACCATCGGCACTTTTGCTTTACCGCCAAACATATATCTGATTTTTGCAGCCTGATTATAAAGCTGATCCATTCCACAGCCAATAAAATCAGAAAACATTATTTCAAGTATCGGTCTCATACCGGTTACAGCAGCGCCGACACTGGCGCCTATTATAGCTGCCTCAGAAATTGGTGTATCTCTTACTCTTTCTTCCCCAAATTCTGCAAAAAGTCCGTTTGTAAGGCTAAAAGAGCCGCCGTATAAACCAATATCTTCACCCATAAGGAAAACCGTTTTATCTTCCTTCATTACTTCTCGAATACCGTCTCTTATCGCTTCTAGGTAGGTTAGTTCACTCATTATAATTCTCCTTTTATCTAAAATTTAAAAAATAATAATTATTGTTAATCAGCATAAACATCTGTTTCAACCTCGCTAAGATCAGGATAAGGACTGGCTTCCGCGAAAGCTGCTGCTGCTTTAATATCCGCTATTGCTTTATCTTCAACTTTCTTAGCTTCTTCTTCGGAAATAATTCCGGATTCTATTAAATATTCTCTGTATCTTACGATAGGATCGTATTCTTTCCACTGCTCAACTTCTTCTTTTGTTCTGTAAATCTGAGAATCATGTTTTGAATGTCCTCTCAGACGATAAGTCAGACCTTCAATAAGTACAGGTCCCTTGCCTTCTCTGCAGAGTTCTGCAAAATGGTAGACAGTATTGTAAACATCTACTATGTTGTTGCCGTCTATAGTTACTCCTGTTACCCCGTAAGCAGCTTTTTTGTCTGAAATTCTTTTTAATCTTGTAGATTTGGCAATAGGTGTAGACATACCGTACTGGTTGTTTTCGCAATAAAATATAAGGGGCAGATCCCACACTGCTGCAAGGTTGATAGTTTCATGGAATATGCCATTGCTGGTTGAGCCATCACCGATAAAGCATATTACAACCCCATCATTCTTTTGTAATTTGTTTGTCAAAGCGGCTCCAGCTGCTACTCCCATTCCGCCACCCACAATGCCATTGGCGCCCAGGTTGTAGGTATCCATATCAGCAATATGCATCGAACCGCCTTTTC is drawn from Actinomycetota bacterium and contains these coding sequences:
- a CDS encoding alpha-ketoacid dehydrogenase subunit beta, with product MSELTYLEAIRDGIREVMKEDKTVFLMGEDIGLYGGSFSLTNGLFAEFGEERVRDTPISEAAIIGASVGAAVTGMRPILEIMFSDFIGCGMDQLYNQAAKIRYMFGGKAKVPMVLRTASCGGAGFGPHHSQSLEAIFAHVPGLKVVMPATPYDAKGLLISSVRDDNPVVFLEHKVLYKNKKYAQEVPEGIYTVPLGKAEVKRQGNDITIVASSYMVQKSLEAAEELAKEGIDCEVVDLRTIRPLDMDTVMASIEKTGKLLCVEEACSFGSFMGEVITQAIEKGFDYLDAPPLRVAGKNCPVPYSYILEQEMIPSVAKIKDGILKVLGKN
- a CDS encoding thiamine pyrophosphate-dependent dehydrogenase E1 component subunit alpha, with the protein product MLKRMFDIRYFEMEVEQYILKGQIYGTCHLYIGEEANAVGAMNAIRKNDWIVSHHRGHGHCIAKEADLKLMMAELIGKGNGYCKGKGGSMHIADMDTYNLGANGIVGGGMGVAAGAALTNKLQKNDGVVICFIGDGSTSNGIFHETINLAAVWDLPLIFYCENNQYGMSTPIAKSTRLKRISDKKAAYGVTGVTIDGNNIVDVYNTVYHFAELCREGKGPVLIEGLTYRLRGHSKHDSQIYRTKEEVEQWKEYDPIVRYREYLIESGIISEEEAKKVEDKAIADIKAAAAFAEASPYPDLSEVETDVYAD